Within Topomyia yanbarensis strain Yona2022 chromosome 2, ASM3024719v1, whole genome shotgun sequence, the genomic segment GTGCGCCCAGGACAGACGATCGCAATAATTTTCGCATTTTTCTTATACTTTTGAAATGTAATTTCCTGAAATgtttattatttctaaaaaaggcgaatgacccttgtggttaaaacctttataaataaataataataataataataataataataatgttgaTGGACTATTTCTAAGGCCCATAGGCATTCTTGTAAATTCAAAATGCCCTTTAGGGGTTGAAAAGGCTGTTTTAGCCGCATCTTTTGAGTTAATTGGGACTTGATAAAAACCTGATTTCAGGtccaatgttgaaaaatatttagctccTTCGAGATTATCAATTATCTCGTCGATCAGTGGGATCGGATATACAAACGGTTTTGTTATTAAATTTAGCGCTCTAAAGTCAACCACGATTCTATACTTTTTATTTCCGTTTTCATCGTCCTTTTTGGGTACGCACAAAACCGGTGCATTCCATGGACTTTTACTGGGCTTAATAATGCCTTGCTTCAACATTTCCTCGATTTCTGCATTTATATGCTTTTTTGTTGCTTCGGGAAATCTATACtttcttttatttattggtACGTTCGACGTCGTCTCTATTTCATGGACAGCCGCGTCTGTAGTTGTTAGATGGTCTCCCTTTTGGTAAAACACATCGCTATATTCCGCCATAATTGATTCCATGGCTTGGAAATTGTTTCTTTTCAAATGATCCAAATTAAGGTTCTCTAATAATTTTTCAGTTCGTTCATTACCACGTAACTGATCGTACTTTTTATTGTCAACCAGACTATAGTCCTGGTTGTCATCCAAGTTTTCTAAAACCTGTTCTCCATAGTAGgaatccatgtaatttttttcgttgGACTCATTCGTGTAATTCTTTTTATAGTAATCTTTCTTGTTTGTACCATAATCATTAAAATCTATCTTATATTCTGATCCGCATTCCGGGATCATGCTAGTCATGCACTTTCTTCTGTGAGATGTGTCTGATTCAATAAAACTTTTCCTTGAcgttttattgttatttctgtttTCTATTAGTTTGGTCATATCTGTTATATGATTCATTTCTTCGTTATCATACTGTGTCTTATCATCAGTGTATTTTGTAATTGCCTCTGTCTGGCATGCCTTCTCGGCCAGAATTTCGCATTTTCGCGTCATGTTTAAGGGCACTTCATCATCCCttgctattttattttgatatctATTATTCATCCCATCCCTTCCTCCGGGGGTCTTGTTACGTACTTCTTCAATGTTTTTAGTTGAATTCATGTCATCCGCGTAGTTCGGAATATTTTCCTCTCTTGACGCAAAAGTATCAGGACTTTGCATTTTATCTCCATTTGGCTCATTGTCGCACTTACGGAGGGCTATGTAGTTCAATTGCTGAGAtataaaaattgtacattccttaAGAAATTTCGCTCCTATAATTCCCGGGACGCACAAATCCTTtacaatataaaattttattggatACTTCGAGTTCCCAATTATTAATGTGGTTTCTACTGACCCAATAGTTTCTGATTGTGTCAGATTAAAACCTGTAATGTATAACTTATCCCGATAGTTAATAAATCTGGCTCCAATTTTCGCGACCGTATCccatcttattacattaagaaaCGCTCCTGTATCAAGCATATATTTAATCCTAATATCAGGCCTTTCTATTGAGGCGATATTTactaataattgatgatttctgGTACATTCTATGTCCAATTTCTCATATGGAGGCATGGTTCCTTGGAATTGATTACTCGTGTTTTCTTGCAATGTGGTGGGCCGTCCGTGGCCATTATATCGTATATTGAGCGACTTAATACTCAGTCGTTGTCTAGTTGTATtataatttcttaaattcttattTGTGCTTGTTTTACTGTATGTACCGCAATTTACGCATACTTGTCGGGGTTGTTTAAACGGTTTATCTTCTGGCCTGTTATTGTAGGGGGTTCTGCCATCTATCTGCCCGAACTCCCCATCGTTCAGTTCTTTCTTTGGTTTTCATCTCTTCTATGCTCTTGCTTGTATGGTGACCCGCCTCTTTTCCAGTCTGGTTGCTCCCTCCATTGTCTAGGGTTTGAGTCATTCTGTTTCCAGGGGGGTTGCTGCTCCCTCCACTGGTTTTGCCCAGGCTCGTTTTGCCTCCAACCTACTTGTTGTGCTTCCCTCCATGGTCTCGGGCCAGGTTCATTTTGCCTCCAGCCTGTTTGCTGCGTTTCCCTCCATGGTCTTGGGCCCGGTTCATTTTGCCTCCAATCGGTCCTGTTGTTTCCGTCTGGGCGCATGCTCCTCTGGTTGTTGTTATTCGTTTGGTAGTTGTAACTACCTCCTGGGCGCCCACTCTCTCCTTGTCTATTTTGTTGGTAGCTTCTATTGTTGTTTGTTCTTGGTGGCTGATAGCCGTTTCTGTATCTACCACGCTCGTTTTGGTTATCCTCGCGTCGAGTTCTATGGTCGTCGTTCCTAAACTGTCTTGGTGGATTGTTAAGCCTCCCGTCTGTCGCCCATCTTCCTttgaatttgtttatattttgtaCTAATTCCAATGATTCCAGTCTATTACCTATTTCCGTCAAATGCTCGCATTCTGCATGTCTTTCCTCTAAGTAGTTCAGTAGCTCGACTAGCGGCATTTCACGTTGACTCTGGGCTATTTGCTTAAGTTCTTTATTATATACACCGCATATGCAGTGTAGCCTCAAGCTTTTTGTCATAGCCCTGTCTACTTCCCCTGGTCCTTCGTCATAATATTCGAGGTGGGTATTTATTTCCATCACTCGTTTTTTGTACTCTTTAAATGTTTCCTGTGGTTTTTGCCTTAGGGTTTCTATTTTGGTAATTATACCTTCTATGGATACATTATCCCCAAATTTTTTAATCAAGTTCGTCTTTGTTTCATTCCAAGTGTCGCCTTTGATTTTAGCGATTGCTGCTGCCGCTTTTCCTTTCAATTTCAGTAGTACCACATAGACTAGATCTGTATGCGGTTCGTCTGCTGGTATTTGTTCGGCAAAGTGATCGACGTGGTATAAAAACGCGTCTAATTCATCCCGAGACCCGTTAAACTCAGGGATACACTGAATAGCCTCTGTTTTAGGGAAGCGGTATTCCGCCTCTTGTGCATTACGCTGCATGGTGTTGCTTTTTATTTCGCATCCACTGTCTGATAAGCTTCTTTGTTTGGTTATTTTTGCTTCTGATAAGCGTATTTGTTTGGGTATAACTCCTTTTATATCTAACTTCTTTTCGAGTATTATTGTCCTATCAATGATTTTTATTGACTGGTCGTATTTTTTCTGTACTATGTCTAATTTGTCGGTTAGTTCATTCCAAACACTAACTTCGACTCTGTTTTCGTATTTACTTAATACTGCTTCGAACTCTTCGAAGGCTTCCTTAAGTAAATGTTTTTTTGTGAGGATTCCTTGGAGCGTTCTGGCTCTTcctttgtttttgtttgaattCTCGTATTCGTGTAAGATGTATTCACTGATTTcatatagcctagacatttaGGGATTAGTATGTGCATCCAATGATTTGGCCTCCTAGCTGTTTTTTCATTGCTTCGTGGTGTGTCATTACACCGTTTCTAGTGTTCATTATGAGATTTCCGCATATTGTTGGGAGAAAGGTTCTTACGTAGAATTTTAGCTGGTTTGCTGTCGCTTTAATGGGAGTATGTGGGGTTTGAATGAGTATTAGTTCTTCGTGTAATTTTACCTGGACTATTTCACCCAGCTCTTtgattatttcaataattttttcccTGCGTAGTAGTTCAACAACCTCTTTGGTGTTAGCTATGCTAGAGTTGGCGCGAAATCTCTGGATGTGCCCCTACGAGCGACTCGGTCAACTACCACTACTAATCTACCCGTTTATCAGGTACAGACACAGGAAATCACAACattatacaaatttgtttttttaccCACTAATTTGTTACCACTATCCTCGCATCTTCTGAATAAAATATTACAGTGAATTATACCATCGAGTCGTCAACACGCGTTTTTCAATCCGTTCGACGAACTTGTTTCTTTCGGTTTCTTTCCCTTTCGCGGTTTTTTCGGACTTTGGCCGCAACAaattggtccttcgaaccggatctCGGGACCGTCGGTGACAATTAAAGCGCGTTTTATCCGTTTTCGCCGTCGTACCGCGATTCGCAAAAGTGCGCCAGTTTGAGACAAACCCTCAAGAGCAAAAAAATTGTGCGTGATTATCCACAATGGACTCACTCGTTCGCGGGAGAAAATCGCAGGAATCACGATTGGATCgcataaaaaagatttttgctCGGTTCCGAGCAAGTGAGGAGCTGGACGATATAGACATCCAGACTGAGCTGGACAACCTCCAAGAAGTTTGGAGTGGGTACCTGTCGATCCACGGACGGATGGTGGAGGTATGCAAAGACACCGAAATTGATGACCTTCTCGATCAATTGGCCAATTTCGAGGAAGACgtcgttttattgaaaaatgGATTCAACAAATTGCTAAAAAGGATGGATTTCTCCTCCACTCAACACGAGGTCCCGCTAATGCAAAATGGCACCGACGCCATTCGGCAACTCGCAGAACAGCAAGCAGAATTTTTCCACCATTTGTCATCCAATTTTTCCTTTGTGCATCAAGCTGCCAACTCGAGCACCGCTGCAACAAGTGTTGATCAGAACGCACAGATTTTTTCTGATATTAAACTACCGCGCATGAATCTTCCAATATTTAGCGGTAACATTCTCGAGTGGCCATCGTTCTACGATTTGTTCGACAGTGCTGTTCACAAAAATCCGAACCTGCAGGACAGTCAGAAGCTTTATTTCTTGAAGACCAACCTCGCTGGCGAAGCTGGGTCTTTGATTTCTCACCTTAGGATCGAGGACGCCAATTACGCACCCGCGCTTGCCAAACTAAGGGACAGATACGATAAGACACTCGAAATAGCTGCACAGCATATACAGCGCTTTCTGGGCCAACCATCAATGACGTCTCCATCCGCCACTGGATTGCGCTCTCTACACGATGTGTCTGACGAAGTTGTTCGAGCGCTCAAGGCCATGAAACGTGAGGGCCGTGATATCTGGTTGCTGTACATCCTCGTTGATAAAGTGGATCCCGATACGAAACAGTTGTGGTTCCAGAAGAAGGCTGACATGACGGATGAAGAAATTACGCTGGACAGATTTTTGAAATTCGTCGATTCACATAGCTGCGCTTTAAAATCTATGCAACCAAGTCGTTCGAGAACATCAACAACATTATTCAAGCTCCCCGCCAAGGTTCAACCTAGAACACCTACACTCGTATCCACCAACCATGTTTCACATACGATCTGCGGTTACTGCGCCAAATCACCGCATTAGTTATATCAGTGCGGTAAGTTTTTCAACTCGACGGCTAATGAACGCTTTGCCTATATTTCCAGACAGAAGCTCTGTCAAAACTGCCTGAAGCTACATGCCGGCGAATCCTGTAAATCTGGTAGCTGTAGAAGGTGTAACCAATTCCATCATACTCGTTTGCACGAAGCCTTCCACCCACCAGCCGCTCAAACTGCAACTAGCACGTCATCCGCTATGGAGCTTTCCGGTCCCCATTCAGTGTCTCAATCACTGGTTTCACACCTCAACCTGACAAATGACCTTGTCGATACTAACGTCCTCCTGCTGACAGTTACAATCAACGTCCAGGACAAACATGGGAGGCCCCTCGCTTGCAGAGCAATTCTTGACTGCGCCTCTCACACCAGTTACATAACCACAGATTTGTGCGATAAGTTGGGTCTATCAACCGCTGACGTCGACTTTGAATTTGGTGGAATTTCTGGAACCTTTGGCCATGCCAGTAAGGGTGCATTAGTGACATTTAGCTGCTCGGAGTACCAAAACGTCATTCCGTGCGTAGTTTTGGATCGTATCACGTCCGAGCTACCAATAAAACCGGTGGACATCAGCAATTGGCCTATTCCCAGTTCCATTCATCTAGCCGATCCCCAATTCCACCGTCCTGGCAAAATCAGTATGCTGCTCGGGAACAAGCTTTTTTTCAACTTGCTCGAACCAGGAACCATCAAGCTCTGCCTAGAGAACCGGTTGCCTGTTCTTCAAAACACCAAATTAGGATGGGTGGTTTCAGGTGGATACGAATATCCCAAACAATCGGCAGAATCGAGCTTACCATTATGCTTATTGGCTTCTACTGATGATCTTCTATCGAAACAGTTAAAACAATTCTGGGAGCTCGAAGAGTATGCTAACACTAAACCGTACTTCAGTAACCAAGAAACACAGTGTGAGGATCACTTTCTGAAGCACACTACCCGAAACGAGTTTGGACATTTCGTAGTGCGTCTTCTATTCCTGGAAAATTCCAACACCTTGGGTGACTCTAGGGAAATGGCAACCAGAAGACTGATCCATCTTGAGCGGAAATTGAACAAAAATCCgctttaaaaaaacgaaaatagccAGATGTAGTTCCTATGATCCTACTATCGCGGCGTAAATGCTCAATAAAGTTGATCTTTTTATATTGTCCCTGCGTAGTATAAAAGAAAATTTCTTTTCCTCACTTACCTGAGCTGCATTGTTGATCTACTCGTTAGTTCCTGTCGAAATGATCTAGATCGATAGTTTAGCTGGTGGTTGGTATCACCTCCCCCACCAAACTGAGGAACGCCACTCTAAAGCGCCGAGGTAAGCGCTCGGCTTTTTCTATCGCACCCTTTTTcgtctgttatttttttcgtgttattcACTTTTGTAATTGGTTTTATTCGATAAAAATTGATTACTTCTCttctttcaactttttttttcgaacaAGATTATCACTCGAGCTTGAAACTAGTCATGTGATTCCGACGATAGCTCGCATTGCTCGCTTATGGCTCCGTTTGCCGTTTCACTCTgcgtgcaatttttttttgacccaCCAACGCACTCCGTCAAAGTTTTGTGAACAAAGAAACTTGCACTGAATCGATCAGATATGCTGAGTGTTTGCCTTTTTCCACAtttaaactatcgcatttttcgtggtttgttatttttcttcagttttcaccaTAAAATTCCGCAGACAGGTGGAGAattttttcttcacattcaataTTAACACAATCAGAAATCGCCGAATTTCTGCTTTTCACGAATCTAGTCGAGGTGACTGCACTTATGGTCAaggtttttggcgtttcctagCCTTTGACTTTTGCGGCTTTAAGTTTCCGCTGTCACCAAATGCGGCGCCTCAAGCACCGAAACTTGTTTCGATATTTCCTAATGTTACAAGATCACAAAAGGCGTTCCGCATGATATGCGGCGTTCACTGTTCCGTATTTCCTAAAATACCACACAAGCACCGTGTATACTTCCCGACGATTTCGAGCAACTCACGCACCCGCGGAAAACAAGAACGAAAACACAAATTGGTCTCTTGAAAAATTCAGCAAATGTATATTATTCCTACTTGGTTACACGTTTTTTTAAACTATTCTAAACTGCCCTAACTCGCGATTCTTTTCGCGCCTAACTATTCGAAACTTAAAATCGATCTCGGTTGTTGGCAGCCAGAGGTACGCACAGTACAGGCCCAGCCTTGATCgagttaattgaaaaaggggagaaaaagaaaaaagcctcgattctaaatcttctgaagtttatatagtaaatttcttgcttacttcagcaaaatttcaattattgactatctatccctgttcagcatgcgattgacattatatttgtattagtgtcgcatcgctttctatctttctccttcgtatgtaatttttatgttaatgtattCCTATTCTCCTCTATCTTAAAGTAACTCTTGCTGTCTTCTATTATTTTACGAAGGTTCCCCGAACGTGAGTACTTCCTAATTGGTTTAGTGTTAGTGAGCCTTCGGCTCTCGCTAGAACCTCGTGTTCTCTTGTTCTAACTAAAGCTATTCGTAAGTAGTTGAACGCTCTATTTCCCGAACATAATGATGCATTTGTATCGATGCGCTCACAATCATAAAAACGCCACGCCTATGTAAATAATTACGTTAATTAATATTGGCACAGCCAAATTCTATACAATCGTATAAACACCTGCAGCCGGTGTCATTGGAAATCGATTATTTACCGCGGATACCTATAAACAATCATTAATTCTTCGAGCAACACAGTGACTCACGTTTGTTGTGCTATGTGCACCGCGACTTAAGCTGCTGCGTTTGCAAATTCGCTAGTGGCGAGTTCTGTCAGGTCAACCTTAGAATTGTTGGTTGCGCATTTTTAGGTGTTTACCATTGTGGGGCTGTTCACTTTGTAGTTAATTATATGACCGTAGTCGGGTTGTGATGTCCGGGCTGTGGCCTTTTTGCTAGTGTTTTGGAGTGAGCCGGGTATTGGCTGTACCGACTTCACTCCCTACGTCTTCTTCTTACTTCCAGTAGCGTATACTCATTTCATGCCGGTTTGGCTTTCCGTTTCTTGTTCTTGTTGTCTTCTGTGGCGCCCCTCAATCGTTCCCGTCACCACCTTCGACTGGTTCCATCCTTAtcgaacgcgttgggtagtCTAACAAAGCTACCTTAATCCATCCTTGTCGAACGCGGTGGGTAGTGCTCGTGACTACCTTCTCCACAGGGCACACACTTCTCTGGACTTCTGCTTCCACTTTATACAAAATCTCCTATGTTTAAgagttattattatttttgtcaatatacgttatttgcttatttgttgtacggttttgataatttgactgctatagattattattgtattaaaaatatgaacaaactaaattttttttgtgttattttcATTCTCAACCTGTAATTTACTAtatctatttaattatttaaatttatgtttgttttcaatcatttgctttaatctttaaaatttgtcatatgtgaaattacttttgtttatagtttattttaaagtgaaaaccgactcgattggcaatcttcctaatcttctaattttttttgtcggtgattctttgcaaaaaaaaaagagtgttagtggttagtatgtttcccccaattccttctttttccccagatgtgttttttttttgttcgagatcttttgctactttcctcgttttaataatttcgagttcttttgcctgttgtgctcggtttttagtattttttttgtaatattgttttatgctcgagatggataatatattttttttgtgtgttcctcgagttgtgtcttttttttaattgtgttttattttttttcatgataaatttttttttcataataaaatatttttttctttaaattttttttcaaaaatggtgttcCGACAACATTTGTCGAAGCGAGGTAAGTATTTTTTTGTGGGAATACTTGATTGTCTTCCTTCCTGTCTATTGTGGCTATCGTGTATGTTGCTTCGACACCTCCCCCTATCCAATTGAGGTTGATTCAGGAGGGTACCTGTAAATAAAGACTTAAATTCCCGAAAAGATACATGGTATTTGTAACCATGCGGTTATGAAAGAAAAATACTCTGAAATCTTATTTACCATAATCAACTACATCCATCCTAGAGAGtacctgaaaattacaattgccAAGGTGGACTGATGCGCAACTTGTGAAACCAAATCGAAATTCTCCTATTAACATTtagaaagatagaaaaaaataacGCACTTTGGCAGATTTGCGACTCttgtgaattttaaaatgaaattcttctgcagtgtctgtctctactgcaacttgttgataactttcTTGTTTTGGCATGTTTGCCCTTTTCGTAAAATATTTCCCATCTGGGCATTTTATTCGCCATTAATATTCATCTGCATTTCATTATGTGTATTCATGTTTTAATCCTTtttgtgttactatgttttaattgccgcaaggttctactgtatcgattttgttggctattttcggcaaatttgagactaagagaaacgaaagcaatgaaattgaaagacggataggtattctagagcgaatcagttataaacttagaacggaaaactagaactaggcaggctcatatgggcatgatcgaaaggaaatgtgaagaattttttgccttctgcatagtaggagttgggcgttccacccaagtctaccgcatggtctatggtagaacataactcatcatcatgttttgcggtaaaacatgatgatgagttatgttctaccatagaccatgcggtagacttgggtggaacgcccaactcctactatgcagaaggcaaaaaattcttcacatttcctttcgatcacgcccatatgagcctgcctagttctagttttccgttctaagtttataactgattcgctctagaatacctatccgtctttcaatttcattgctttcgtttctcttagtctcaaatttgccgaaaatagccaacaaaatcgatacagtttaATCCTTTTTGTAACATTGTGATCGGCTCAGGTCCTTTGACTCTGGCCCTTCCGTTTTTTCCCTTAGTTTGGTTCATGTTTCTCAGATTCTGACCATCTCTTGTATTCGattttattatcactgttttgCAAACTTCCTTCTGATTGCACTTTTTTCCATGTATTCAATTTTATACTTGTATTTgaccttttaaaaaaaattattgtatccCATATTTTGTACGACAGTCTTCTTGacttgtaaataaaaaaattcccaTTTTCTGGCTTTATATCTTCTGCCattttaaattgattttttcgacAGACACTGCTTTTTTATCTAATACTTCTGATCAATTCTTTATGCTTTCCTCAATTTA encodes:
- the LOC131680282 gene encoding uncharacterized protein LOC131680282; amino-acid sequence: MDSLVRGRKSQESRLDRIKKIFARFRASEELDDIDIQTELDNLQEVWSGYLSIHGRMVEVCKDTEIDDLLDQLANFEEDVVLLKNGFNKLLKRMDFSSTQHEVPLMQNGTDAIRQLAEQQAEFFHHLSSNFSFVHQAANSSTAATSVDQNAQIFSDIKLPRMNLPIFSGNILEWPSFYDLFDSAVHKNPNLQDSQKLYFLKTNLAGEAGSLISHLRIEDANYAPALAKLRDRYDKTLEIAAQHIQRFLGQPSMTSPSATGLRSLHDVSDEVVRALKAMKREGRDIWLLYILVDKVDPDTKQLWFQKKADMTDEEITLDRFLKFNTYTRIHQPCFTYDLRLLRQITALVISVRQKLCQNCLKLHAGESCKSGSCRRCNQFHHTRLHEAFHPPAAQTATSTSSAMELSGPHSVSQSLVSHLNLTNDLVDTNVLLLTVTINVQDKHGRPLACRAILDCASHTSYITTDLCDKLGLSTADVDFEFGGISGTFGHASKGALVTFSCSEYQNVIPCVVLDRITSELPIKPVDISNWPIPSSIHLADPQFHRPGKISMLLGNKLFFNLLEPGTIKLCLENRLPVLQNTKLGWVVSGGYEYPKQSAESSLPLCLLASTDDLLSKQLKQFWELEEYANTKPYFSNQETQCEDHFLKHTTRNEFGHFVVRLLFLENSNTLGDSREMATRRLIHLERKLNKNPL